A window of the Brassica oleracea var. oleracea cultivar TO1000 chromosome C1, BOL, whole genome shotgun sequence genome harbors these coding sequences:
- the LOC106297025 gene encoding napin-like: MANKLFLVSATLAFFFLLTNASVYRTVVEVDEDDATNPGGPFRIPKCRKEFQQTQHLRACQQWLHKQAMQSGSGPSLALAGEFDFEDDMENPQGSQQRPPLLQQCCNELHQEEPLCVCPTLKGASKAVKSRVQQQGQMQGQQQQQIVGRIYQTAKHLPRVCNIPQVSVCPFQKTTPGPYY, encoded by the coding sequence ATGGCGAACAAGCTCTTCCTCGTCTCGGCAACTCTCGCCTTCTTCTTCCTTCTCACCAATGCCTCCGTCTACAGGACGGTTGTGGAAGTCGACGAAGATGATGCCACAAACCCAGGCGGCCCATTTAGGATTCCAAAGTGTAGGAAGGAGTTTCAGCAAACACAACACCTAAGAGCTTGCCAACAATGGCTCCACAAGCAGGCAATGCAGTCCGGTAGTGGTCCTAGCTTGGCCCTCGCCGGTGAGTTTGATTTTGAAGACGACATGGAGAACCCCCAGGGCTCACAGCAGAGGCCGCCACTACTCCAGCAGTGCTGCAACGAGCTCCACCAGGAAGAGCCACTTTGCGTTTGTCCAACCTTGAAAGGAGCATCCAAAGCAGTTAAATCCCGGGTTCAACAACAGGGACAAATGCAGGGACAACAGCAGCAGCAAATAGTGGGCCGTATCTACCAGACCGCTAAGCACTTACCTAGAGTTTGCAACATCCCGCAAGTTAGCGTTTGTCCCTTCCAGAAGACCACCCCTGGGCCCTACTACTAG
- the LOC106297700 gene encoding napin-like, with translation MANKLFLVSATLAFFFLLTNASVYRTVVEVDEDDATNPAGPFRIPKCRKEFQQAQHLRACQQWLHKQAMQSGSGPSWTLDGEFDFEDDMENPQGPQQRPPLLQQCCNELHQEEPLCVCPTLKGASKAVKQQVRQQGQQQGQQGQQLQQVISRIYQTATHLPRVCNIPQVSICPFQKTTPGPYY, from the coding sequence ATGGCGAACAAGCTCTTCCTCGTCTCGGCAACTCTCGCCTTCTTCTTCCTTCTCACCAATGCCTCCGTCTACAGGACGGTTGTGGAAGTCGACGAAGATGATGCCACAAACCCAGCCGGTCCATTTAGGATTCCAAAATGTAGGAAGGAGTTTCAGCAAGCACAACACCTAAGAGCTTGCCAGCAATGGCTCCACAAGCAGGCAATGCAGTCTGGTAGTGGTCCAAGCTGGACCCTCGACGGTGAATTTGATTTTGAAGACGACATGGAGAACCCCCAGGGCCCACAACAGAGGCCCCCGCTACTCCAGCAGTGCTGCAACGAGCTCCATCAGGAAGAGCCACTTTGCGTTTGCCCAACCTTGAAAGGAGCATCCAAAGCCGTTAAACAACAGGTTCGACAACAGGGACAACAGCAGGGACAGCAGGGACAGCAGCTGCAGCAAGTAATTAGCCGTATCTACCAGACCGCTACGCACTTACCTAGAGTTTGCAACATCCCGCAAGTTAGCATTTGTCCCTTCCAGAAGACCACGCCTGGGCCCTACTACTAG
- the LOC106317088 gene encoding kinesin-2: MFGEMTNGGRIRQSFPGARDLTSTEGSEYGPVEFTREDVDALLHERIKYKSKYNYKERCENTMDYVKRLRLCIRWFQELELDYAFEQEKLKHAMGLNEKHCADLEVSLKEKEVELNLVIHELRKNFSSVQVQLAKEQAEKLAASGSLEKEKEARLAVEKLQAALTEELGKTQGDLQTANQRIQAVNDMYKLLQEYNSSLQLYNSKIQGDLDEAHETIKRGEKERTGIVENIGNLKGQFKALQDQLAASKVSQEDIMKQKDELVNEIVSLKVEIQQVKDDRDRHITEVKNLQAEATKQNDFKGTINELESKCSSQNKELQELQDQLAASERKLQVADLSTFEKMNEFEEQKESIMELKARLEKAELKLIEGEKLRKKLHNTIQELKGNIRVFCRVRPLLTGENSSEEAKTISYPTSLEALGRGIDLMQNGQKHCFTFDKVFVPNASQEDIFVEISQLVQSALDGYKVCIFAYGQTGSGKTYTMMGRPGNPEEKGLIPRCLEQIFQTRQSLRSQGWKYELQVSMLEIYNETIRDLLSTNKEAVRADNGVSPQKYAIKHDASGNTHVVELTVVDVRSSREVSFLLDHAARNRSVGKTAMNEQSSRSHFVFTLRITGFNESTEQQVQGVLNLIDLAGSERLSKSGSTGDRLKETQAINKSLSSLGDVIFALAKKEDHVPFRNSKLTYLLQPCLGGDSKTLMFVNITPEPSSTGESLCSLRFAARVNACEIGTAHRQVNNRPLDNRLSLG, from the exons ATGTTTGGGGAGATGACCAACGGTGGAAGAATCCGGCAATCGTTTCCGGGAGCTAGAGATCTGACGAGCACTGAAGGATCTGAGTATGGTCCCGTTGAGTTCACCAGAGAAGACGTTGACGCTCTTCTTCATGAGCGAATCAAGTACAAGAGCAAGTACAACTACAAG GAGAGATGCGAGAATACTATGGACTATGTGAAAAGGCTTAGGCTTTGCATTCGATGGTTTCAAGAGCTTGAGTTAGACTATGCGTTTGAGCAAGAGAAGTTGAAGCACGCTATGGGGTTGAACGAGAAGCATTGTGCAGACTTGG AGGTTAGTTTGAAAGAGAAGGAAGTAGAGCTGAACTTGGTTATCCATGAGCTGAGGAAGAATTTTTCTTCTGTTCAGGTGCAACTTGCCAAAGAACAAGCTGAGAAATTG GCTGCATCTGGTTCGCTTGAAAAAGAGAAAGAAGCAAGACTTGCGGTTGAGAAGTTGCAAGCTGCTCTCACAGAAGAGCTGGGGAAAACGCAAGGAGACCTTCAAACAGCTAACCAAAGG ATTCAAGCTGTGAATGACATGTACAAACTCTTGCAAGAGTATAACTCCAGCTTGCAACTATACAATAGCAAGATCCAAGGTGATCTTGATGAAGCCCATGAAACTATAAAGCGAGGAGAGAAAGAACGGACCGGCATTGTAGAAAACATTGGCAACTTAAAGGGTCAGTTCAAAGCACTGCAGGATCAGCTTGCTGCCTCAAAG GTGTCTCAAGAAGATATCATGAAGCAAAAAGATGAATTGGTGAACGAAATTGTTAGTCTCAAGGTGGAGATTCAGCAGGTCAAGGATGACCGTGACCGCCATATTACAGAAGTTAAAAATCTGCAAGCTGAAGCGACCAAGCAAAATGACTTCAAAGGAACCATAAATGAGCTTGAG AGTAAGTGTTCTTCTCAAAATAAGGAGCTACAAGAGCTACAAGATCAATTAGCAGCTTCTGAGAGGAAACTGCAG GTTGCGGATTTGTCAACCTTTGAGAAAATGAACGAGTTTGAAGAGCAAAAGGAAAGCATTATGGAGCTGAAAGCTCGCTTAGAAAAAGCTGAACTTAAACTCATCGAAGGAGAAAAGCTACGGAAGAAGTTGCACAATACCATACAG GAGCTGAAGGGAAACATACGCGTATTCTGTAGGGTTAGACCTCTATTAACGGGTGAGAATTCTAGTGAGGAGGCCAAAACCATTTCCTACCCTACATCTCTGGAAGCACTTGGTCGTGGCATTGACTTGATGCAAAATG GACAAAAGCATTGTTTCACATTTGATAAGGTTTTTGTACCTAATGCATCACAAGAAGATATCTTTGTAGAGATTTCTCAGCTTGTTCAGAGTGCTCTTGATGGTTACAAG GTTTGCATTTTCGCATATGGACAAACGGGATCTGGAAAAACATATACAATGATGGGCAGGCCAGGGAACCCTGAGGAAAAAGGACTGATTCCTCGATGTTTGGAGCAAATATTTCAAACGAGGCAGTCTCTTCGATCACAGGGTTGGAAGTATGAGTTGCAG GTGTCTATGTTGGAAATATACAACGAAACAATTAGAGATCTCTTGTCAACAAACAAGGAAGCTGTGAGAGCAGACAATGGCGTTTCTCCTCAGAAGTATGCAATCAAACATGATGCTAGTGGGAACACACATGTTGTGGAACTTACTGTTGTTGATGTTAGAAGCAGCAGAGAGGTTTCCTTTCTCTTAGATCATGCAGCTCGGAACAG GTCTGTAGGGAAGACAGCGATGAATGAGCAATCATCTAGAAGCCATTTCGTTTTCACCTTAAGAATCACTGGTTTTAACGAG AGCACAGAACAACAAGTACAAGGTGTCTTGAACTTGATTGATCTTGCCGGTAGTGAGCGTTTATCTAAGAGTGGATCAACCGGTGATAGACTAAAAGAAACTCAA GCAATCAACAAGAGTTTATCGTCTCTAGGCGATGTCATATTCGCCTTAGCCAAGAAAGAAGATCACGTACCCTTCAGAAACTCGAAGCTCACTTATCTTCTTCAG CCTTGCTTAGGTGGCGACTCGAAGACGCTAATGTTTGTTAACATCACACCGGAACCTTCCTCGACTGGTGAGTCTTTGTGCTCCCTCAGATTCGCAGCAAGAGTGAATGCTTGTGAGATTGGAACTGCACACCGTCAAGTTAACAACAGGCCGTTGGATAATCGTCTTAGTCTTGGATGA
- the LOC106332190 gene encoding uncharacterized protein LOC106332190, producing MSSNGRWYEELDVFIEKPETDVLTGDGVVVDAVTGNEPVDGGESEDEYQASDESDKEEDIDRNFEEDVEMFRDENYDEEIPDEEEVYPDTEELSDDEEEQAERMANRGELDGVFSLRQTFYSGEEFKKQVIKYILKTRRNIVFSRWEKTKIGAKCGGKGCVWRIYCSLERPIKKWMVKVYVNTHTCHPTGKCKLIKSPAIAEVMLEKIRKESEMSAPMIREEFRDKLNIIISPEQAKIARRIVLDKLQAECNEHFARLNDYEMELLRSNPDSKIKINTTTKPNGAKAFHSMYICFHQIRVAWKEYCRPVIGLDGTFLKHSSLQGLILTAIGRDPNNQIYQIAWAVVNSESNDNWQWFIHRLKIDLGLGMGDLVTIISDQHKGLIHGVTVELPRAEHRACARHIYSNLKKNHKSDTLKPLFWRIACSYNEAYYEKSLDVFKQFDPLAADELLKKDLSTWCRAFFRIGSCCSDTHNNFTASFNRTSKIARKKPFIQMLELIRRDAMQRIATRCKTTKDETGLVTKKARKEVEKYCDEAKHCYSLPSTSGDYECVEFGNGYSVNLPSRSYACRKWDLSGIPCRHAVSVIRENGLEVEDFISDYYLTSKWQDHIEAPPYKRPPGRPKGKARIKGMNESPKKNATKVDRKGRIGHCGLCGGEGHNSRKCPLESEESRKRRRLNMEQAAQEQAIEDVSSTAPPATQA from the exons ATGAGTTCTAATGGTCGTTGGTACGAGGAGCTTGATGTCTTCATAGAGAAACCTGAAACTGATGTTCTTACTGGTGATGGTGTTGTGGTGGATGCAGTGACTGGGAACGAACCTGTTGATG GAGGAGAGAGTGAAGATGAGTATCAAGCGAGTGATGAATCTGATAAAGAAGAGGATATTGACAGAAATTTTGAAGAGGATGTTGAGATGTTTAGGGATGAGAACTATGATGAGGAGATTCCAGACGAGGAGGAGGTATATCCTGACACGGAGGAGTTATCTGATGATGAAGAGGAACAAGCTGAGAGGATGGCTAATAGGGGTGAATTAGATGGTGTTTTTAGTCTTAGGCAGACCTTTTACAGCGGTGAAGAGTTCAAGAAGCAAGTGATCAAATATATTCTGAAAACGAGAAGAAATATAGTCTTCAGCAGATGGGAGAAGACAAAGATTGGTGCTAAATGTGGTGGTAAAGGATGTGTGTGGCGTATATACTGCTCATTAGAGAGACCCATCAAGAAATGGATGGTGAAAGTGTATGTTAACACACATACGTGCCATCCCACAGGGAAGTGTAAACTCATCAAAAGCCCTGCCATTGCTGAAGTTATGTTGGAGAAAATCAGGAAGGAATCTGAAATGAGTGCTCCAATGATTAGAGAAGAGTTTAGGGATAAGTTAAACATCATAATCTCTCCCGAGCAGGCCAAGATTGCGAGGCGTATTGTTCTTGATAAGCTACAGGCCGAGTGCAATGAGCATTTTGCAAGGCTAAATGACTATGAGATGGAACTATTACG TTCAAATCCTGATAGCAAAATAAAGATCAATACAACAACAAAACCAAATGGAGCGAAAGCATTCCACTCCATGTATATCTGCTTTCACCAAATTCGTGTGGCATGGAAGGAATATTGCAGGCCGGTTATTGGATTAGATGGGACATTCCTCAAACACAGCTCTCTTCAAGGACTGATTCTCACTGCAATAGGAAGGGATCCCAATAACCAGATATATCAAATAGCATGGGCTGTGGTCAACTCTGAGAGCAATGATAATTGGCAATGGTTTATTCACAGGTTGAAGATTGATTTGGGTTTAGGCATGGGTGATCTTGTGACAATCATTTCAGATCAGCATAAGGGATTGATTCATGGAGTTACAGTTGAGTTGCCAAGAGCTGAACATAGAGCTTGTGCTAGGCACATTTATTCTAATCTGAAGAAGAACCATAAGTCTGATACCCTGAAGCCACTCTTCTGGCGTATTGCATGTAGCTACAATGAGGCATACTATGAGAAGAGTTTGGATGTTTTCAAACAGTTTGATCCATTAGCAGCTGACGAGCTTTTGAAGAAGGATCTTTCTACTTGGTGCAGGGCTTTTTTCCGGATAGGTTCGTGTTGTTCTGATACACACAACAACTTCACTGCGTCTTTCAATAGAACTTCGAAGATAGCAAGAAAGAAGCCTTTCATTCAGATGCTTGAGTTGATTAGAAGAGATGCAATGCAGCGGATAGCTACTAGATGTAAGACAACGAAAGATGAGACGGGTCTCGTTACAAAGAAGGCGAGAAAGGAGGTTGAAAAGTATTGTGATGAAGCTAAGCATTGTTATTCTTTGCCTAGCACAAGTGGTGATTATGAGTGTGTTGAATTTGGAAATGGTTACAGTGTGAATTTGCCATCTCGTAGCTACGCTTGTAGGAAATGGGACTTATCTGGAATTCCATGTCGCCATGCTGTATCTGTTATCCGTGAGAACGGTCTCGAGGTTGAAGATTTTATTTCAGATTATTATCTGACATCGAAGTGGCAAG ACCATATTGAAGCACCGCCATACAAGAGACCTCCTGGAAGACCAAAAGGGAAGGCAAGGATCAAAGGAATGAATGAATCTCCCAAGAAAAATGCGACCAAAGTTGATCGAAAAGGAAGAATAGGTCATTGTGGTCTATGTGGTGGTGAAGGCCACAACTCAAGGAAGTGTCCTCTTGAG TCTGAAGAAAGCAGAAAGCGTAGGCGCCTCAACATGGAACAAGCAGCTCAGGAACAAGCAATTGAAGACGTTTCCTCAACTGCACCACCTGCTACACAAGCTTAA
- the LOC106303255 gene encoding uncharacterized protein LOC106303255, with the protein MLRGYQNSSCLYPWVILLSVFSIVTLKQSSGKDENFYGAKGRVNEQMVLDIKEAEREDDSLLCPSRDASPKGKLLLYFSNAKQRNLWMWKLLKPQWNIESFITTLEAPAHSLVTCLG; encoded by the exons ATGCTAAGGGGATATCAAAACAGTAGCTGTTTATATCCCTGGGTGATTTTGCTTTCAGTGTTCTCAATAGTAACACTGAAGCAGAGTTCAGGAAAAGACGAGAATTTCTATGGCGCCAAGGGACGGGTCAATGAGCAAATG GTTTTAGACATAAAAGAAGCTGAAAGGGAAGATGATTCTCTATTGTGTCCTTCAAGAGATGCCAGTCCTAAGGGAAAGCTATTACTTTACTTCTCCAACGCCAAACAGAGGAATTTATGGATGTGGAAACTTTTGAAGCCACAATGGAATATAGAAAGTTTCATAACCACTCTTGAAGCGCCTGCACACTCACTTGTAACCT GTCTTGGCTGA
- the LOC106312246 gene encoding putative nuclease HARBI1 — protein sequence MDPSKIPFDMDPSELLFDIEAYKRQSEIEERYILNQFRERRKKIEEDYPPRSKRRYHKRDHAAVNQRLIDDYFSNQPTYDDTMFRRRFRMRKHVFLRIVEDLSRSDDYFTQRFDAANKEGISPLAKCTTAMRMLAYGMAADAVDEYIKIGGTTALECLRRFCKGIIQLYEQVYLRAPTEDNLQRILHVSEMRAFPGMIGSIDCMHWEWKNCPKAWEGQYTRGDKGTTTVILEAVATHDLWIWHAFFGCPGTLNDINVLDRSPVFDDVEQGNTPRVNFFVNQRPYNMAYYLADGIYPSYPTFVKSIRLPQSEQDKLFAQVQEGCRKDIERAFGVLQARFKIIREPARLWEISDLAIIMRSCIILHNMIVEDERDTYAQLWTDYDQSEASGSNAPQPFSTEVLPSFANHVRARSELRDSNVHHELQADLVKHIWQKFSMFRG from the coding sequence ATGGATCCATCGAAAATTCCTTTTGATATGGATCCATCAGAACTTCTTTTTGATATCGAAGCTTACAAAAGACAATCTGAAATTGAAGAAAGGTATATCCTCAACCAGTTTAGAGAGCGTCGAAAGAAAATCGAGGAAGACTATCCACCTCGTAGCAAGAGGAGATACCACAAGAGGGATCATGCAGCGGTAAATCAAAGATTGATTGACGACTACTTTTCCAATCAACCTACATATGACGATACAATGTTTCGTCGACGATTTCGGATGCGGAAACATGTCTTTCTCCGAATTGTAGAGGACCTATCAAGAAGTGACGATTACTTCACTCAACGATTTGATGCAGCTAATAAAGAAGGTATATCTCCACTAGCGAAATGTACCACAGCCATGCGGATGTTAGCATATGGTATGGCAGCCGACGCAGTTGATGAATACATCAAAATTGGAGGTACAACAGCTTTGGAGTGCTTGCGTAGGTTTTGTAAGGGAATCATACAATTATACGAGCAAGTGTATCTGAGAGCCCCAACTGAAGATAACCTACAAAGAATTTTGCATGTTAGTGAAATGCGAGCTTTCCCGGGAATGATTGGGAGTATTGATTGCATGCACTGGGAATGGAAAAATTGTCCTAAAGCGTGGGAAGGACAATATACTCGGGGAGACAAGGGAACTACCACAGTTATTCTTGAAGCGGTCGCAACCCATGATCTATGGATCTGGCATGCTTTTTTTGGATGTCCAGGCACATTGAACGATATAAACGTTCTAGATCGTTCACCAGTGTTCGATGATGTTGAACAAGGAAATACTCCAAGAGTGAACTTCTTCGTGAACCAACGACCTTACAATATGGCGTACTATCTAGCTGACGGTATATATCCTTCTTATCCTACTTTCGTCAAATCGATTAGGCTTCCACAGAGTGAACAAGACAAGTTATTTGCACAAGTTCAGGAGGGATGTCGGAAGGACATTGAACGTGCATTCGGAGTGCTGCAGGCTCGATTTAAAATCATTCGGGAACCAGCTCGCTTGTGGGAAATTTCTGATTTGGCTATCATAATGAGGTCATGTATCATATTGCATAATATGATTGTTGAGGATGAACGAGATACATATGCTCAACTCTGGACCGATTATGATCAATCTGAGGCAAGTGGATCTAATGCCCCACAACCATTCTCGACCGAAGTGTTACCTTCATTTGCAAATCACGTGCGTGCTAGATCTGAGTTGCGGGATTCAAATGTGCATCACGAACTGCAAGCAGATCTAGTCAAACACATATGGCAAAAATTCAGCATGTTCCGTGGTTAG
- the LOC106332203 gene encoding glutathione S-transferase T3-like, whose protein sequence is MVSSYSLRQMYPNKNSSNYTQNSSNYPFNYPNFPNPNNYPFQNQLPNQSQNIPSYGFPPSFFMPSAVPNYHPYYGSPMSYSSQPPAYSSTPTDNEIAQNVGATEFPEFSTQVTLGGVSEANEATPRADISTPATRKSVKWTTEQNLVLLSGWIKHGTDSVVGRNQRSESFWGKIAEYCNEHCSFDPPRGGVSCRNHYNYMNQKLGKWIGAYDSAKRMQQSGWSEQDVLAKAQEIFSDGGTANFTLMKEWIAVRDQPRYASQVGGNNGSRSSGSKRAHKSDASDSNSIGSTARPMGRDATKKKTKKKGKGIALEVVNEDFNEFKQIKAQEFERLEKLAMLQEEANERRKEAIQRQEEANQRQEEANQLMKEKTRAKKMKMWLKLSEKEHLNDQSNELFQQLSYELFGK, encoded by the exons ATGGTCTCTTCCTATTCGCTGAGACAAATGT ATCCCAACAAAAACTCTTCTAATTATACCCAAAACTCTTCAAATTATCCTTTCAACTACCCAAATTTCCCAAATCCCAACAACTACCCATTTCAAAATCAACTTCCCAATCAATCACAAAACATTCCAAGTTACGGTTTTCCACCAAGTTTCTTCATGCCATCAGCTGTTCCAAACTATCATCCATATTATGGTTCGCCGATGTCATATTCTTCTCAACCACCCGCTTATTCTTCTACTCCGACGGATAATGAAATTGCTCAAAACGTTGGAGCAACTGAATTTCCCGAATTTTCTACACAGGTGACTCTTGGTGGTGTAAGTGAAGCTAATGAAGCCACTCCTCGTGCAGACATTTCAACCCCTGCTACCCGAAAAAGCGTCAAATGGACCACCGAGCAGAATTTGGTGCTACTGAGTGGGTGGATCAAACATGGAACAGACAGCGTTGTTGGTAGAAACCAGAGAAGCGAATCATTTTGGGGTAAAATTGCTGAATATTGTAATGAGCATTGCTCATTTGATCCTCCGCGTGGTGGAGTATCGTGTAGAAATCATTACAATTACATGAACCAAAAATTGGGAAAATGGATTGGTGCTTACGATAGCGCTAAACGTATGCAACAAAGTGGGTGGTCAGAGCAAGATGTATTAGCGAAAGCGCAAGAAATCTTTTCTGATGGTGGTACCGCAAATTTCACTTTAATGAAAGAATGGATCGCTGTTCGTGATCAGCCACGTTATGCTAGTCAGGTCGGAGGGAATAATGGCTCTAGAAGCAGTGGTTCTAAGAGAGCCCACAAAAGTGATGCTAGTGACTCCAACTCAATAGGATCCACTGCTCGTCCAATGGGGAGGGATGCAACAAAGAAAAAAACTAAAAAAAAAGGTAAGGGCATAGCCTTGGAAGTGGTCAACGAAGATTTTAATGAATTCAAACAAATCAAAGCTCAAGAGTTTGAACGCTTGGAAAAATTAGCCATGTTGCAAGAAGAGGCAAATGAAAGGCGAAAGGAGGCAATCCAAAGGCAAGAGGAGGCAAACCAAAGGCAAGAGGAGGCAAATCAATTGATGAAAGAAAAAACTCGGGCTAAGAAAATGAAGATGTGGCTGAAGCTAAGTGAAAAGGAACATCTCAATGACCAGAGCAACGAGTTGTTCCAACAGTTGAGCTACGAATTATTTGGAAAATAA